The following proteins are co-located in the Fusobacterium sp. IOR10 genome:
- a CDS encoding YebC/PmpR family DNA-binding transcriptional regulator, which translates to MSGHSKWNNIQHRKGAQDKKRANLFTKLGKELTIAAKEGGGDASFNPRLRLAVEKAKAGNMPKDILERAIKKGTGELEGVDYQEIRYEGYGPSGTAFIVDVVTDNKNRSASDVRSTFSKKGGNLGSDGAVAWMFNKKGEIIISSDQVKDSEEFMMEVLEAGAEDIIEEDGEYQVITDPTDFRSVLDSLTEAGYKYEEAEVTMLPENKVNVTDLAIAKKVLALYETLDDLDDVQEVYSNFDIPEEILNQID; encoded by the coding sequence GTGTCAGGACATAGTAAGTGGAATAATATTCAACATAGAAAAGGAGCTCAAGATAAAAAAAGAGCTAATTTATTTACCAAATTAGGTAAAGAATTAACTATAGCAGCTAAAGAAGGTGGGGGAGATGCTAGTTTCAACCCTAGACTAAGATTAGCTGTGGAAAAAGCAAAAGCAGGTAATATGCCTAAAGATATACTAGAAAGAGCTATAAAAAAAGGAACTGGAGAACTAGAAGGTGTAGATTATCAAGAAATAAGATATGAAGGATATGGACCATCAGGAACAGCTTTTATAGTTGATGTTGTAACTGATAATAAGAATAGATCAGCTTCAGATGTAAGAAGTACTTTTTCTAAAAAAGGTGGAAACTTAGGATCTGATGGAGCTGTTGCTTGGATGTTTAATAAAAAAGGAGAAATTATTATTTCTTCAGACCAAGTTAAAGATTCAGAAGAATTTATGATGGAAGTTTTAGAAGCTGGAGCAGAAGATATAATTGAAGAAGATGGAGAATATCAAGTGATAACTGATCCTACAGATTTTAGAAGTGTTTTAGATTCCTTAACAGAAGCTGGTTATAAATATGAAGAAGCTGAAGTTACTATGTTACCAGAAAATAAAGTTAATGTAACTGATTTAGCTATTGCTAAAAAAGTTTTAGCTTTGTATGAAACTTTAGATGATTTAGATGATGTTCAAGAAGTT
- a CDS encoding 5-formyltetrahydrofolate cyclo-ligase has translation MDKKNLRLKVRKIRENLSIEDKKKMSKIIINNFLKLEELKKSKIIMSYMDMKNEVETRELNKKLENLGKTILLPSIEDGMIKVYKDDGHYKISKLGVSEPYANEYNGKIDLILVPGIVFNSKGDRIGFGKGYYDKFLSKNIYKNTVKVSMIYDFQLIEDFSGEEFDEKIDILIKESNILKIPNIEK, from the coding sequence ATGGATAAAAAAAATTTAAGATTAAAAGTTAGGAAAATTAGAGAAAATTTATCTATTGAAGATAAGAAAAAAATGAGTAAAATTATTATAAATAATTTTTTAAAATTGGAAGAGCTTAAAAAATCTAAAATAATAATGAGCTATATGGATATGAAAAATGAAGTTGAAACTAGAGAACTTAATAAAAAACTTGAAAATTTAGGTAAAACAATTTTATTACCTTCAATAGAGGATGGAATGATAAAAGTCTATAAAGATGACGGACATTATAAAATCAGCAAATTAGGAGTATCAGAACCCTATGCAAATGAATATAATGGAAAAATTGATCTAATCCTAGTTCCAGGAATTGTATTTAATTCAAAGGGTGATAGAATAGGATTTGGTAAAGGATACTATGATAAATTTTTATCTAAAAATATTTATAAAAATACTGTAAAAGTATCAATGATTTATGATTTTCAATTAATTGAGGATTTTTCAGGAGAAGAATTCGATGAGAAAATAGATATATTAATCAAAGAAAGCAACATTTTAAAAATTCCAAATATTGAAAAATAA
- a CDS encoding uracil-DNA glycosylase family protein → MNKEELWEELKFEIGNLEGLKNSTEQEVLLGSGNKNSKILFIGDDSKLYENEDLKFEIGSSGEFLIKLCDLAEISPKHYFITTLTKQKSKFRDLYEEEQLKLLELLDMEIALISPKIIIFFGQSVAEAILKREVNMNNERGKFFKWKGSIEFLITYDVEYIKKVRENTGRKSKAALDFWKDLQSIKERADDIYG, encoded by the coding sequence ATGAATAAAGAGGAATTATGGGAAGAATTAAAGTTTGAAATAGGAAATTTAGAAGGATTAAAAAATTCAACAGAACAAGAAGTTCTTTTAGGGAGCGGAAATAAGAATAGTAAAATTTTATTTATAGGAGATGACAGTAAGCTTTATGAAAATGAGGATCTAAAATTTGAAATAGGTTCCAGTGGAGAATTTTTAATTAAACTTTGTGATTTAGCTGAGATTTCCCCAAAACATTATTTTATAACAACATTAACTAAACAAAAATCAAAATTTAGAGATTTATATGAAGAGGAACAATTAAAACTTCTTGAATTATTGGATATGGAAATAGCTTTAATTTCTCCTAAGATAATTATATTTTTTGGACAAAGCGTAGCAGAGGCTATTTTAAAAAGAGAAGTAAATATGAATAATGAAAGGGGTAAATTTTTCAAATGGAAGGGTAGTATAGAATTTTTAATAACCTATGATGTGGAATATATAAAAAAAGTTAGAGAAAATACAGGAAGGAAGTCCAAAGCAGCCTTGGATTTTTGGAAAGATTTACAAAGTATAAAAGAGAGAGCAGATGATATTTATGGATAA
- a CDS encoding MBL fold metallo-hydrolase, whose amino-acid sequence MRISILGSGSGGNATFIEIDGIKILVDAGFSGKKINERLLEIKEDISKIEGILITHEHIDHIQGAGIISRKYNLKIYITKESYNVCEKKLGKIKPENLIFIDINEIIFKNKVRVKPFDVMHDAARTVGFRMEGIISKKVLSISTDIGYIDNRVREYFKNSDIIVIESNYDYQMLMGCDYPWDLKDRVKSRNGHLSNNDAAKFICETYNKKLKKVYLAHVSKDSNTRKIVSETISNELNRLKIKVPVEIASQDIVTKLYKI is encoded by the coding sequence ATGAGAATATCAATACTAGGAAGTGGAAGTGGAGGAAATGCTACTTTTATAGAAATTGATGGAATTAAAATACTTGTTGATGCAGGATTTAGTGGTAAAAAAATCAACGAAAGATTATTAGAAATAAAAGAGGACATAAGTAAGATAGAAGGTATTTTAATTACACATGAACATATTGATCATATTCAAGGAGCAGGAATAATTTCTAGGAAATATAATTTAAAAATCTATATTACAAAGGAAAGTTATAATGTATGTGAAAAAAAACTTGGAAAAATAAAACCTGAGAATTTAATATTTATTGATATAAATGAAATTATTTTTAAAAATAAAGTTAGAGTGAAACCCTTTGATGTAATGCATGATGCAGCAAGAACTGTTGGTTTTAGAATGGAAGGAATAATTTCTAAGAAAGTTTTGAGTATTTCTACAGATATAGGATATATAGATAATAGAGTTAGAGAATATTTTAAAAATTCAGATATAATAGTAATTGAATCAAATTACGATTATCAAATGTTAATGGGATGTGATTATCCTTGGGATCTAAAGGATAGGGTTAAAAGTAGAAATGGTCATCTTTCAAATAATGATGCTGCTAAATTTATATGTGAAACATACAATAAGAAATTAAAAAAAGTATATTTAGCCCATGTGAGCAAAGATAGTAATACCAGAAAAATTGTTTCAGAGACTATATCTAATGAATTAAATAGATTAAAGATAAAAGTACCTGTGGAAATAGCAAGTCAAGATATAGTAACTAAATTATATAAAATTTAG
- a CDS encoding VacJ family lipoprotein, with product MVDKKNKILIIFLACLSFSCSSLKTGYRYGKIEKVKYIEEIDYDKEIFFGGNDKFGPLNRRIYYFNGMFDRYVSYPVISKYEYYTPNFIRRGIENFFSNFREISTGINQFLQLRFYDGMETTFRFAINTTIGIGGLFDPASKIGLLKHRETFGRTLAYYGVGSGPYLVAPFLGPSNVRDLSSYAINTYGLNEIGVYDYLGMDLTDPYAILLMGLDTKQNIGIYFMDTDYVFEYEYFRYLNKKYLDVLDEKNKYYSKGKGI from the coding sequence ATGGTTGATAAAAAAAACAAAATCCTAATAATTTTTTTAGCATGTTTGAGTTTTTCTTGTTCATCTTTAAAAACAGGTTATAGATATGGAAAGATAGAAAAAGTAAAGTATATTGAAGAGATAGATTATGACAAGGAAATATTCTTTGGGGGTAATGATAAATTTGGTCCTTTGAATAGAAGAATATATTATTTTAATGGGATGTTTGATAGGTATGTATCCTATCCTGTAATAAGCAAATATGAATATTATACTCCTAATTTTATTAGACGGGGAATTGAAAACTTTTTTTCAAATTTCAGAGAAATTTCCACTGGAATAAATCAATTTTTACAATTAAGATTTTATGATGGAATGGAGACAACTTTTAGATTTGCTATAAATACCACAATTGGAATTGGTGGATTATTTGATCCAGCATCAAAAATAGGTTTGTTAAAACATAGGGAAACTTTTGGAAGAACCTTAGCTTATTATGGTGTTGGCTCAGGTCCATATTTAGTTGCACCTTTCTTAGGACCTTCTAATGTGAGAGATTTAAGTTCTTATGCTATAAATACATATGGATTAAATGAAATAGGAGTATATGATTATCTAGGTATGGATTTAACAGATCCATATGCAATATTATTGATGGGATTAGATACGAAACAAAATATAGGAATATATTTTATGGATACAGACTATGTTTTTGAGTATGAATATTTTAGATACTTAAATAAAAAGTATTTAGATGTACTAGATGAAAAAAATAAATATTATTCAAAAGGAAAGGGAATATAA
- a CDS encoding serine/threonine protein kinase — protein MKKIIFILYIILQNLIFAYDFPMKDPYIATVVGTSKMMTQGIREKIPVEVHRMEMIKTRDIPENLKYQEKYKFSLALQNKKAPLVFILSGTGSSATSIKTRYFERIFYTAGYHVVGISSVMNSNSVVSLSYNKMPGNLVVDGVDLYRAIKNISKYVETRTKVEDYNLVGYSLGGTHSAVLGFIDEKEKYFNFNKIFVINPAVNLYDSAKLLDVMFDKLTNKNIEVMLRRMDELVDELSKYEDKIDMKNPEKIFKKLKISRDDLKLGIGFVFRLTSIDINFLSDALNKRNIYSEGKISKYEDMTKYFKEIKFSNFEDYVDRVAYPYYRELYGDKLTLNKVKEMSDLKSIDNYLKNSKNIYVVTNRDELILTSKNIKYLEKTFKNKIKVYPWGGHCGNMFYQENVDYMLNIMKEK, from the coding sequence ATGAAAAAGATTATATTTATTTTATATATTATTTTACAAAATCTAATTTTTGCTTATGATTTTCCAATGAAAGATCCATACATAGCAACAGTGGTAGGAACTTCAAAAATGATGACTCAAGGAATAAGAGAAAAGATTCCAGTGGAAGTACATCGTATGGAAATGATAAAAACTAGAGATATTCCAGAAAATTTAAAGTATCAAGAAAAATATAAGTTTTCTTTAGCATTACAAAACAAAAAAGCACCTTTGGTCTTTATTTTATCAGGAACAGGGTCTTCTGCAACTTCAATTAAAACAAGATATTTTGAGAGAATATTTTATACAGCAGGATACCACGTAGTAGGAATTTCATCAGTTATGAATTCTAACTCCGTGGTTTCTTTGTCGTATAATAAAATGCCAGGAAATTTAGTGGTAGATGGAGTTGATTTGTATAGAGCAATAAAGAATATAAGTAAATATGTTGAAACTAGAACAAAGGTTGAAGATTATAACTTGGTAGGATATAGTTTAGGGGGGACTCATTCAGCAGTACTAGGCTTTATAGACGAAAAAGAAAAATATTTTAATTTTAACAAAATTTTTGTTATAAATCCAGCAGTTAATTTATATGATTCTGCAAAGCTTTTAGATGTTATGTTTGATAAATTAACAAACAAAAATATTGAAGTTATGTTAAGAAGAATGGATGAGTTAGTTGACGAATTATCTAAATATGAAGATAAAATAGATATGAAGAATCCAGAAAAAATATTTAAAAAATTGAAAATAAGTAGGGATGATTTAAAATTAGGAATAGGTTTTGTATTTAGACTTACATCAATAGATATTAATTTTCTATCAGATGCCCTAAATAAAAGAAATATATATAGTGAGGGAAAAATTTCCAAATATGAAGATATGACTAAATATTTTAAAGAAATAAAATTTTCAAATTTTGAAGATTATGTTGATAGAGTAGCTTATCCATACTATAGAGAATTATATGGAGATAAGTTAACTTTAAATAAAGTTAAGGAAATGTCAGATTTAAAGAGTATTGATAATTATTTGAAAAATTCCAAGAATATTTATGTTGTAACAAATAGAGATGAACTAATATTAACAAGCAAAAATATCAAGTATTTGGAAAAAACTTTTAAAAATAAAATTAAAGTTTATCCTTGGGGTGGACATTGTGGAAATATGTTCTATCAAGAGAATGTGGATTATATGCTAAATATAATGAAGGAGAAATAA
- the ilvA gene encoding threonine ammonia-lyase — translation MEEVVTIEMIKEAAETIKSSIKRTQTLECPSLFEKTGNKVFLKLENLQKTGSFKIRGAMNKIMNLTDEEKSHGVIASSAGNHAQGVALGATALGIKSTIVMPGTAPFSKVIATKAYGAEVVQVGTVYDDAYKKACEIQKETGATFIHPFDDPYVIAGQGTIGLEILEDIDDIDIVLVPIGGGGICSGIAKAIKTLKPSTKIIGVEPANAASMMEAVREGHPCTIKTSPTIADGIAVARAGDLTCRMISEYVDEIVTVTEGEIATGILYLLEKGKILAEGAGASTVAAVLSGKIKEKNKKVCCVISGGNADITAIERIINAALIHEGRKVEINVELLDKAGELEKLLMILSENKANILRINQSMYRADAKMNSQVATIAIECKDATHRDDIIAKIKSAGYNLMK, via the coding sequence ATGGAAGAAGTAGTTACAATTGAAATGATTAAAGAGGCAGCAGAAACAATAAAAAGTTCAATAAAGAGAACTCAAACGCTAGAGTGCCCAAGTTTGTTTGAAAAAACAGGGAATAAAGTTTTTTTAAAATTAGAAAATTTACAAAAAACAGGTTCTTTTAAGATAAGAGGAGCTATGAATAAGATAATGAATCTTACAGATGAAGAAAAATCTCATGGAGTAATTGCTTCTTCTGCTGGTAATCATGCTCAAGGAGTAGCTTTAGGAGCTACAGCTTTAGGAATAAAATCTACTATAGTTATGCCAGGGACAGCTCCATTTTCAAAAGTAATTGCTACAAAAGCCTATGGTGCAGAAGTAGTTCAAGTGGGAACAGTTTATGATGATGCCTATAAAAAAGCTTGTGAAATACAAAAAGAAACAGGGGCTACATTTATTCATCCATTTGATGATCCATATGTAATAGCAGGACAAGGTACAATTGGTCTTGAAATATTAGAAGATATTGATGATATAGATATAGTTTTAGTACCTATTGGAGGAGGAGGAATTTGTTCTGGAATAGCCAAAGCAATTAAAACTTTAAAACCTTCAACTAAAATAATAGGTGTGGAACCAGCTAATGCAGCTTCAATGATGGAAGCTGTTAGAGAAGGACATCCTTGTACTATAAAAACATCTCCAACAATAGCTGATGGTATAGCAGTTGCAAGAGCAGGGGACTTAACTTGTAGAATGATATCAGAATATGTGGATGAAATAGTTACAGTTACAGAAGGTGAAATAGCTACAGGAATTTTATATTTACTTGAAAAAGGTAAGATTTTAGCAGAGGGGGCAGGGGCTTCCACAGTAGCTGCAGTTTTGTCTGGAAAAATAAAGGAAAAAAATAAAAAAGTCTGTTGTGTAATATCTGGTGGAAATGCAGATATTACTGCAATTGAAAGAATAATAAATGCAGCTTTAATCCACGAAGGAAGAAAAGTTGAAATAAATGTTGAATTATTAGATAAAGCAGGGGAGTTAGAAAAGTTATTAATGATATTAAGTGAAAATAAAGCGAATATACTAAGAATAAATCAATCTATGTATAGAGCAGATGCTAAGATGAATTCTCAAGTAGCAACAATAGCAATAGAATGTAAAGATGCTACTCATAGAGATGACATTATTGCTAAAATAAAATCAGCTGGATATAATTTAATGAAATAA
- the cobA gene encoding uroporphyrinogen-III C-methyltransferase: MKNKGKIYILGGGSGDFELLTLKGKRCLEEADCVIYDRLVNDIIIRFSNPKAEKIYLGKKNTEGGLIQEKINRTLVEKALEGKTVVRLKGGDPFVFGRGGEEIEELIKNEIEFEIIPGITSAISVPEYAGIPVTNRGIAKSFHVFTGMTAKNNPYHDFKSIGKLEGTLIFLMGVKNLELISKELIKNGKNPSTPVGIIENGCTGKQRTIKGTLKDIYQLAKNENIKPPAIIIIGEVVNKRKDYKWFEDKPLFGKTVLVTREERLGNEFCKKIEKNGGKSILLPMISLKNNLNKFSYDELRKYKGLMFNSPNGVKFFFDNLDDIRKLGNIKIGVVGDRTREELEKYKIKADIMPKNYLGLELAKEMSKVTEKEDKILVVTSDISPLGEEELKLKFNRDFKILKAYKNMSLKVEKNKLTEVISKVDYITFFSASAVENFIKCLENDLCSLKNTKIITIGPLTSKKLKNIKKENIIQPDIYTGDEMIKIMYDLNK, from the coding sequence GTGAAGAATAAAGGGAAGATTTATATTCTTGGAGGGGGATCTGGAGATTTTGAACTATTGACCTTAAAGGGAAAAAGATGTTTAGAAGAAGCTGATTGTGTAATTTATGATAGATTAGTAAATGATATTATTATTAGATTTTCAAATCCTAAAGCTGAAAAAATATACTTGGGGAAAAAAAATACTGAAGGTGGATTGATTCAAGAAAAAATAAATAGAACTTTAGTGGAAAAGGCACTGGAAGGTAAAACTGTAGTTAGATTAAAAGGTGGAGATCCTTTTGTTTTTGGAAGAGGGGGAGAAGAAATAGAGGAATTAATAAAAAATGAAATAGAGTTTGAAATAATTCCAGGAATAACATCAGCAATATCAGTTCCAGAATATGCAGGAATACCAGTGACTAATAGAGGAATAGCAAAGTCATTTCATGTGTTTACAGGTATGACAGCAAAAAATAATCCATATCATGATTTTAAAAGTATAGGAAAATTAGAAGGAACTTTAATATTTTTAATGGGAGTAAAAAACTTAGAGCTTATTTCAAAGGAATTAATAAAAAATGGTAAAAATCCATCAACTCCAGTTGGGATTATTGAAAATGGATGTACAGGAAAACAAAGAACAATAAAAGGGACATTGAAAGATATATATCAATTGGCAAAAAATGAAAATATAAAACCTCCAGCAATTATAATTATAGGGGAAGTTGTAAATAAAAGAAAAGATTATAAATGGTTTGAGGATAAACCTTTATTTGGAAAAACTGTTTTAGTTACAAGGGAGGAAAGGTTAGGAAATGAATTTTGCAAAAAAATAGAAAAAAATGGTGGAAAGTCAATACTCCTTCCAATGATAAGTTTAAAAAATAATTTAAATAAATTTTCCTATGATGAATTGAGAAAATATAAAGGATTAATGTTTAATTCACCAAATGGAGTAAAGTTCTTTTTTGACAATTTAGACGACATAAGGAAATTAGGGAATATAAAAATAGGTGTTGTTGGGGATAGGACAAGGGAAGAGCTAGAAAAATATAAAATAAAGGCAGATATTATGCCAAAAAATTATTTAGGGTTGGAATTAGCTAAAGAAATGTCAAAGGTTACAGAAAAGGAAGACAAAATTTTAGTAGTCACTTCAGATATATCCCCTTTGGGAGAAGAAGAATTAAAATTGAAATTTAATAGAGATTTTAAAATTTTAAAGGCATATAAAAATATGTCATTAAAAGTAGAAAAAAATAAATTAACAGAAGTAATTTCCAAAGTTGATTATATAACTTTTTTTAGTGCATCAGCGGTAGAAAACTTTATAAAATGTTTGGAAAATGACTTATGTTCTTTAAAAAATACAAAAATAATAACCATAGGACCCTTAACATCAAAAAAATTAAAAAATATAAAAAAAGAAAATATAATACAACCAGATATATATACAGGAGATGAGATGATAAAAATTATGTATGACTTAAATAAATAA
- the hemC gene encoding hydroxymethylbilane synthase: MRKLFKIGTRGSVLAIAQTKIVMNLIKEKFPKLEFHIKEIITTGDKDLRTNWGNKDVSLKNFFTKEIEKELLDGEIDFAVHSMKDMPSVSPNGLILGGVPKRADNRDVFISKTGKFLKDLPKNPVIGTSSIRRARCIKELRRDAIIKPIRGNIHTRLKKLKEENFDGIVLAGAGLIRTGLEDKITEYFSIEDVIPAPAQGAIYIQCRGNDAELLEILKEITDKKTMEIIEVEREFSKIFDGGCHTPMGCAGYFVGDEIELQGMYCSDKNMYKRVFRGGKTDRKKIAHVLAKKIQEDISEE; the protein is encoded by the coding sequence ATGAGAAAACTTTTTAAAATAGGAACCAGAGGAAGTGTTTTAGCCATAGCCCAAACAAAGATAGTAATGAATTTAATTAAAGAAAAGTTTCCAAAGTTAGAATTTCATATAAAGGAAATTATAACAACAGGAGATAAAGATTTAAGAACAAATTGGGGAAATAAAGATGTTTCTTTAAAAAATTTTTTTACTAAGGAAATAGAAAAAGAATTATTAGATGGGGAAATAGATTTTGCAGTTCACTCTATGAAAGATATGCCAAGTGTTAGTCCCAATGGATTAATTCTAGGGGGAGTTCCAAAAAGAGCAGATAATAGAGATGTATTTATATCAAAAACAGGAAAATTTTTAAAAGATTTACCTAAAAATCCAGTAATAGGGACTAGCTCAATAAGAAGAGCTAGATGTATTAAAGAATTAAGAAGGGATGCTATTATAAAACCAATTAGAGGAAATATTCATACTAGATTAAAAAAACTAAAAGAAGAAAACTTTGATGGGATTGTTTTAGCAGGAGCAGGATTAATTAGAACAGGATTAGAAGATAAAATAACAGAATACTTTAGTATAGAAGATGTGATTCCAGCTCCAGCACAGGGAGCAATATATATCCAATGTAGAGGCAATGATGCTGAGCTTTTAGAGATATTAAAAGAAATAACTGACAAAAAAACAATGGAAATAATAGAAGTGGAAAGGGAATTTTCTAAAATATTTGATGGAGGATGTCACACTCCAATGGGATGTGCTGGATATTTTGTAGGAGATGAGATTGAACTTCAAGGAATGTATTGTTCAGATAAGAACATGTATAAGAGAGTTTTTAGAGGTGGAAAAACAGATAGGAAAAAAATAGCCCATGTTTTAGCAAAGAAAATACAGGAGGATATCAGTGAAGAATAA
- the cobK gene encoding precorrin-6A reductase: MDWIIGGTKDSRCFLKSLIEFRENILVTTISEYGKKLLDEYNLKVIVKAMEENEMLEFVETHNVKRIFDFTHPYAINVSKNAMKVSKYKNIEYYRFNRKTYEYDNCIEFNRIEELVEFVSNLNGNILSTLGSNSVKKFENLKNLKSIYFRVLPTVNAIQKVENIGVLAKNIIGIQGPFTKDFNCVIYKDYNIKYLITKESGDIGGEKEKIESALKNNITVVILKKPLLNYSWETDDLKVILKKFKENIGE, encoded by the coding sequence ATGGATTGGATAATTGGTGGAACTAAAGATTCAAGATGCTTTCTAAAATCTTTAATAGAGTTTAGAGAAAATATACTGGTGACAACAATAAGTGAATATGGGAAAAAATTACTAGATGAATATAACTTAAAGGTAATAGTGAAAGCTATGGAAGAAAATGAAATGTTAGAATTTGTGGAGACACATAATGTGAAAAGGATATTTGATTTTACTCATCCATATGCTATAAATGTTTCCAAAAATGCTATGAAAGTTTCAAAGTATAAAAACATTGAATATTATAGGTTTAATAGAAAAACATATGAATATGATAACTGTATTGAATTTAATAGAATAGAAGAGTTAGTAGAATTTGTATCAAATTTAAATGGAAATATTTTAAGTACTTTAGGTAGCAACAGTGTAAAAAAATTTGAAAATTTAAAAAATTTAAAAAGTATTTATTTTAGGGTTTTACCAACTGTAAATGCTATACAAAAAGTTGAAAATATAGGGGTGCTGGCAAAAAATATAATTGGAATACAAGGTCCATTTACTAAAGATTTTAATTGTGTTATTTATAAGGATTATAATATAAAATATTTAATAACAAAGGAAAGTGGAGATATAGGTGGGGAAAAGGAAAAGATAGAATCAGCTTTAAAAAATAATATTACAGTAGTTATATTAAAAAAACCTCTTCTTAACTATTCTTGGGAAACTGATGATTTAAAAGTTATTTTAAAAAAATTCAAAGAAAATATAGGAGAATAA
- the cobJ gene encoding precorrin-3B C(17)-methyltransferase — MTFRAYNSMEKSDVIIGHKTYVSLVEKIFENKIFIKSFMKKEIERCEETLRLAREGQIVSLISSGDAGVYGMAGIMLEIASGSGIEVEVVPGVTAATASASLVGAPIMHDSVTISLSDLLTDWELIKKRIELASKGDFVISLYNPKSKSRTKQIEEAREIMMKYKDSKIPVLIARNVGRIGENYEITDIENMLNCEINMFSTVIVGNSKTFVKDGKMITPRGYKVD; from the coding sequence ATGACATTTAGAGCCTATAATTCCATGGAAAAATCAGATGTAATAATAGGGCATAAAACTTATGTTTCTTTAGTGGAAAAAATATTTGAAAACAAAATTTTTATAAAGTCTTTTATGAAAAAAGAAATAGAAAGATGCGAAGAAACACTGAGACTAGCTAGAGAAGGGCAGATTGTGTCCCTAATAAGCTCAGGGGATGCTGGAGTTTATGGGATGGCAGGTATTATGCTGGAAATAGCTAGTGGCTCAGGGATAGAGGTTGAGGTTGTACCAGGGGTAACTGCTGCCACTGCCAGCGCATCTTTAGTAGGAGCTCCCATTATGCACGATAGTGTAACAATTTCTTTAAGTGACTTATTAACTGATTGGGAATTAATTAAAAAAAGAATAGAACTAGCATCTAAAGGAGATTTTGTTATTTCACTTTATAATCCTAAAAGTAAAAGTAGAACCAAGCAAATAGAAGAAGCAAGAGAGATTATGATGAAGTATAAGGATTCTAAAATTCCAGTTTTAATAGCTAGAAACGTTGGAAGAATAGGAGAAAACTATGAGATAACAGATATAGAAAATATGCTTAACTGTGAAATAAATATGTTTTCAACTGTTATAGTAGGAAATTCAAAAACCTTTGTAAAAGATGGGAAAATGATAACTCCAAGAGGATATAAGGTGGATTAA